One genomic window of Paramormyrops kingsleyae isolate MSU_618 chromosome 20, PKINGS_0.4, whole genome shotgun sequence includes the following:
- the rbm20 gene encoding RNA-binding protein 20 isoform X2 gives MDDRGALTLPSVLLIYQLLAPESTSSDSPDKKLLSAAATPSGCVQNPLLLTPASLQLAQLQAQLTLHRLKLAQTAVNSNTAAAATVLNQVLSNVAMSQPLFNQLRTPVMISTPHGHAGGAQLGPAFGPSTLPFPPQVVGGSFVRGGGLQGQNTNVRLGHMGGGSPQPLSQHASEYGKKSNLPPGAPFLSNSDRCGQFGFLGGMSGAQNKTHDSQYAPLSTQAKATSGGSFQRDFTASDDRGPPSGFTGEQNLDSFPSSNHKDHWQISSSFPHAGNLEMAPNAGGAWANTSQKFHTRGELYNPEEPTTDAKFNPVGGPVFSAGPQGFVGYQPGEEAPQAAPMPLLPHQLNDFHAVTPSLLPHHCTICDKKVYNLKDWDQHVKGKLHLQNRALYSEGPAVGSIHFPASTEGCVSSLANNSMAYSAAASQDASSGPYFSAAPVKTHLLPGVGYSLPQTGSKFPLRKTTPGRVVHICNLPEGSCTENDVINLGLPFGKVTNYILMRSTHQAFLEMAYIEAAQAMVKFYQLQPAMINEQKLLIRMSKRYKELQLKKPGKDVESIIQDINSQRERDEMEQIDRYPVERARSRSPVSRSLSPRSHSPSFTSCSSTHSPPGAACRGDWNSGLGPRRGSWDWSSQAMREDEREEACWRNGDDDRPNGRMCDRRKPYLQLTDRMSPRSAEEWADCLRGGRDRYPRGSPQSLPFSSYRSKEEDFYKKEFAYKPEKLQRVPYQRHEAKSKRKDSSEHYRSRHVEVELLEDPPAPRILEDRKPASPAKGKSKKVHRRQEVRGDDKEAESQEVTETQQKDAATTPPHPTSERDKESQVEQWESGDEEKEEEESWYPRNMEELVTVDEVGEEEDDGMVEPDLPDLQEEAKVEADPETSHCTSSESPEKGGVPNEITQDGTAPSQEMTGTPPSDASTGTKDSPPDSGTTGQSDPEPSQELQVASQETCSCTDPDVPEAQPLQECPEGPQGGSEATQSTHTLSSRAETPAPVTLEANNEAPRKEDPSGEKPKEELQNPSQSPTDDGVKPVPLATWEHDKVLGERSIPLGVEFIVPRSGFYCKLCDLFYTSEETARTSHCRSTVHYRNLQKYLSQLAEESLPSMNASPP, from the exons ATGGATGATAGAGGGGCACTGACGTTGCCATCAGTGTTGTTAATTTACCAGCTGCTCGCTCCAGAGAG caccAGTTCAGATTCCCCAGATAAGAAGTTACTCTCAGCTGCAGCCACACCAAGTGGGTGTGTGCAAAATCCATTGCTGCTGACTCCAGCCAGCCTCCAACTCGCTCAGCTTCAAGCTCAGCTCACTCTCCATCGGCTGAAGTTGGCCCAGACAGCCGTGAACAGCAACACCGCAGCAGCAGCCACTGTCCTCAACCAGGTTCTCTCCAATGTGGCGATGTCTCAGCCCCTGTTCAACCAGCTGAGGACCCCTGTTATGATCAGCACCCCCCACGGTCACGCTGGTGGTGCCCAGCTGGGCCCGGCCTTTGGCCCCAGCACTTTGCCCTTCCCTCCCCAGGTGGTTGGCGGAAGCTTCGTGAGAGGTGGGGGCCTCCAAGGTCAAAACACCAACGTCAGGCTCGGCCACATGGGAGGTGGGTCACCGCAGCCTCTCAGCCAACATGCGTCAGAGTACGGGAAAAAATCGAACCTTCCACCTGGTGCGCCATTCCTCTCGAACAGCGACAGATGTGGCCAGTTTGGCTTCCTTGGTGGGATGTCTGGCGCCCAGAACAAAACCCATGACAGCCAGTATGCACCTCTCAGCACACAGGCCAAGGCCACCAGCGGTGGTAGTTTTCAGAGGGATTTTACTGCATCAGATGACCGGGGCCCCCCTTCTGGGTTCACCGGAGAGCAGAATCTGGATTCGTTCCCTTCAAGCAATCACAAGGATCACTGGCAAATTTCCAGCAGTTTCCCTCATGCAGGAAACCTGGAGATGGCTCCGAATGCTGGTGGTGCGTGGGCAAACACCAGCCAGAAGTTCCACACCAGGGGCGAACTGTACAACCCAGAGGAGCCCACCACGGATGCCAAGTTCAACCCTGTTGGTGGGCCAGTCTTTAGTGCCGGCCCCCAGGGGTTTGTGGGATACCAACCAGGTGAAGAAGCTCCCCAGGCAGCGCCGATGCCTCTGCTGCCCCATCAACTCAATGACTTCCATGCTGTCACTCCATCACTCCTGCCGCACCACTGCACTATCTGTGATAAGAAGGTCTATAATCTCAAG GACTGGGACCAGCATGTGAAAGGGAAACTCCATCTACAGAACCGTGCTCTCTACTCAGAAGG CCCGGCCGTCGGATCTATTCATTTTCCTGCATCTACTGAAGGATGTGTGAGCTCCCTAGCTAACAACTCCATGGCTTATTCTGCAGCTGCCAGTCAAG ATGCATCTTCTGGACCCTACTTTTCTGCAGCACCTGTGAAAACACATCTCTTGCCAGGAGTGGGATACTCATTGCCTCAGacggggtcaaag TTCCCCCTTAGGAAGACCACCCCGGGTCGAGTGGTTCATATCTGTAACTTGCCAGAGGGCAGCTGCACAGAAAATGATGTCATCAACCTGGGTCTTCCATTTGGCAAAGTTACCAATTACATCCTCATGCGATCTACTCACCAG GCCTTTTTGGAAATGGCTTACATCGAGGCTGCACAGGCAATGGTGAAGTTCTACCAGCTGCAACCAGCAATGATCAATGAGCAGAAGCTTCTCATCCGAATGTCGAAGCGATACAAGGAGCTTCAGCTGAAG AAACCAGGCAAGGACGTGGAATCCATTATCCAGGATATTAATTCTCAGAGGGAAAGAGATGAGATGGAGCAGATTGACCG TTACCCAGTGGAGCGCGCCAGGTCACGCAGCCCCGTCAGCCGCTCACTGAGCCCACGTTCCCACAGCCCCAGCTTTACCTCATGCAGCTCAACACACAGCCCGCCAGGTGCGGCCTGCCGCGGGGACTGGAACAGCGGCCTGGGCCCCCGGCGGGGCTCCTGGGACTGGTCTTCGCAAGCGATGCGGGAGGACGAGCGCGAGGAGGCGTGCTGGAGGAATGGTGACGACGACAGGCCCAACGGCAGGATGTGCGACAGGAGGAAGCCCTACCTCCAGCTGACAGACAGGATGAGCCCCAGGTCGGCAGAGGAGTGGGCTGACTGCCTGAGGGGGGGCCGGGATCGCTACCCCAGGGGTAGCCCACAGAGCTTGCCCTTCTCATCATACAGAAGCAAGGAGGAGGACTTTTACAAGAAGGAGTTTGCATATAAGCCAGAGAAGCTCCAGCGGGTACCCTACCAACGTCACGAAGCCAAGTCAAAAAGAAAAGACTCCTCGGAGCATTACAGGTCACGACACGTGGAGGTGGAGCTGCTGGAGGATCCACCGGCCCCACGGATACTGGAGGACAGGAAACCAGCATCACCCGCAAAGGGGAAGAGCAAGAAGGTTCATCGCAGGCAGGAAGTGAGAGGCGACGACAAGGAGGCAGAAAGCCAA GAAGTGACGGAGACTCAGCAAAAGGATGCAGCCACAACGccgccacaccccacaagtgaACGGGACAAAGAGAGCCAG GTGGAGCAGTGGGAGAGTGGAGATgaggagaaggaggaagaggagtccTGGTACCCGAGGAACATGGAGGAGCTGGTAACCGTTGACGAGGTGGGTGAAGAAGAAGACGATGGCATGGTGGAACCCGACCTCCCGGACCTTCAGGAGGAGGCCAAGGTCGAGGCCGACCCGGAAACATCCCACTGCACTTCTTCTGAGAGTcccgagaaagggggggtccCAAACGAAATTACTCAGGACGGGACGGCGCCATCACAGGAGATGACAGGGACGCCGCCGTCTGATGCCAGCACGGGCACCAAAGATTCTCCCCCCGACTCGGGGACCACGGGGCAGTCTGACCCAGAACCCAGCCAGGAGCTCCAGGTAGCCTCCCAAGAGACATGCAGCTGCACGGACCCGGACGTACCAGAGGCCCAGCCCCTGCAGGAGTGCCCTGAAGGTCCCCAGGGCGGGAGTGAGGCCACCCAGTCTACACACACGCTCAGCAGCAGGGCGGAGACACCGGCGCCTGTTACCCTGGAGGCAAACAATGAGGCTCCACGCAAGGAGGACCCATCAGGAGAGAAGCCCAAGGAAG AGTTGCAGAATCCGTCCCAAAGCCCAACAGATGATGGAGTCAAACCGGTGCCGTTGGCCACGTGGGAGCACGACAAGGTTTTGGGCGAGCGCAGCATCCCATTGG GGGTGGAATTCATCGTGCCCCGCAGTGGCTTTTACTGCAAGCTCTGCGACCTGTTCTATACGAGCGAGGAGACCGCCAGGACATCCCACTGCAGGAGCACCGTGCACTACAGGAACCTGCAG aaATATCTGTCTCAGCTAGCCGAGGAGAGCTTACCGAGCATGAACGCGAGTCCGCCCTAA
- the rbm20 gene encoding RNA-binding protein 20 isoform X3, with amino-acid sequence MKPAWDKRIFEGHVESLKNGQNKLPGQAPGGVPGVNTVSEPSQSTSSDSPDKKLLSAAATPSGCVQNPLLLTPASLQLAQLQAQLTLHRLKLAQTAVNSNTAAAATVLNQVLSNVAMSQPLFNQLRTPVMISTPHGHAGGAQLGPAFGPSTLPFPPQVVGGSFVRGGGLQGQNTNVRLGHMGGGSPQPLSQHASEYGKKSNLPPGAPFLSNSDRCGQFGFLGGMSGAQNKTHDSQYAPLSTQAKATSGGSFQRDFTASDDRGPPSGFTGEQNLDSFPSSNHKDHWQISSSFPHAGNLEMAPNAGGAWANTSQKFHTRGELYNPEEPTTDAKFNPVGGPVFSAGPQGFVGYQPGEEAPQAAPMPLLPHQLNDFHAVTPSLLPHHCTICDKKVYNLKDWDQHVKGKLHLQNRALYSEGPAVGSIHFPASTEGCVSSLANNSMAYSAAASQDASSGPYFSAAPVKTHLLPGVGYSLPQTGSKFPLRKTTPGRVVHICNLPEGSCTENDVINLGLPFGKVTNYILMRSTHQAFLEMAYIEAAQAMVKFYQLQPAMINEQKLLIRMSKRYKELQLKKPGKDVESIIQDINSQRERDEMEQIDRYPVERARSRSPVSRSLSPRSHSPSFTSCSSTHSPPGAACRGDWNSGLGPRRGSWDWSSQAMREDEREEACWRNGDDDRPNGRMCDRRKPYLQLTDRMSPRSKEEDFYKKEFAYKPEKLQRVPYQRHEAKSKRKDSSEHYRSRHVEVELLEDPPAPRILEDRKPASPAKGKSKKVHRRQEVRGDDKEAESQEVTETQQKDAATTPPHPTSERDKESQVEQWESGDEEKEEEESWYPRNMEELVTVDEVGEEEDDGMVEPDLPDLQEEAKVEADPETSHCTSSESPEKGGVPNEITQDGTAPSQEMTGTPPSDASTGTKDSPPDSGTTGQSDPEPSQELQVASQETCSCTDPDVPEAQPLQECPEGPQGGSEATQSTHTLSSRAETPAPVTLEANNEAPRKEDPSGEKPKEELQNPSQSPTDDGVKPVPLATWEHDKVLGERSIPLGVEFIVPRSGFYCKLCDLFYTSEETARTSHCRSTVHYRNLQKYLSQLAEESLPSMNASPP; translated from the exons caccAGTTCAGATTCCCCAGATAAGAAGTTACTCTCAGCTGCAGCCACACCAAGTGGGTGTGTGCAAAATCCATTGCTGCTGACTCCAGCCAGCCTCCAACTCGCTCAGCTTCAAGCTCAGCTCACTCTCCATCGGCTGAAGTTGGCCCAGACAGCCGTGAACAGCAACACCGCAGCAGCAGCCACTGTCCTCAACCAGGTTCTCTCCAATGTGGCGATGTCTCAGCCCCTGTTCAACCAGCTGAGGACCCCTGTTATGATCAGCACCCCCCACGGTCACGCTGGTGGTGCCCAGCTGGGCCCGGCCTTTGGCCCCAGCACTTTGCCCTTCCCTCCCCAGGTGGTTGGCGGAAGCTTCGTGAGAGGTGGGGGCCTCCAAGGTCAAAACACCAACGTCAGGCTCGGCCACATGGGAGGTGGGTCACCGCAGCCTCTCAGCCAACATGCGTCAGAGTACGGGAAAAAATCGAACCTTCCACCTGGTGCGCCATTCCTCTCGAACAGCGACAGATGTGGCCAGTTTGGCTTCCTTGGTGGGATGTCTGGCGCCCAGAACAAAACCCATGACAGCCAGTATGCACCTCTCAGCACACAGGCCAAGGCCACCAGCGGTGGTAGTTTTCAGAGGGATTTTACTGCATCAGATGACCGGGGCCCCCCTTCTGGGTTCACCGGAGAGCAGAATCTGGATTCGTTCCCTTCAAGCAATCACAAGGATCACTGGCAAATTTCCAGCAGTTTCCCTCATGCAGGAAACCTGGAGATGGCTCCGAATGCTGGTGGTGCGTGGGCAAACACCAGCCAGAAGTTCCACACCAGGGGCGAACTGTACAACCCAGAGGAGCCCACCACGGATGCCAAGTTCAACCCTGTTGGTGGGCCAGTCTTTAGTGCCGGCCCCCAGGGGTTTGTGGGATACCAACCAGGTGAAGAAGCTCCCCAGGCAGCGCCGATGCCTCTGCTGCCCCATCAACTCAATGACTTCCATGCTGTCACTCCATCACTCCTGCCGCACCACTGCACTATCTGTGATAAGAAGGTCTATAATCTCAAG GACTGGGACCAGCATGTGAAAGGGAAACTCCATCTACAGAACCGTGCTCTCTACTCAGAAGG CCCGGCCGTCGGATCTATTCATTTTCCTGCATCTACTGAAGGATGTGTGAGCTCCCTAGCTAACAACTCCATGGCTTATTCTGCAGCTGCCAGTCAAG ATGCATCTTCTGGACCCTACTTTTCTGCAGCACCTGTGAAAACACATCTCTTGCCAGGAGTGGGATACTCATTGCCTCAGacggggtcaaag TTCCCCCTTAGGAAGACCACCCCGGGTCGAGTGGTTCATATCTGTAACTTGCCAGAGGGCAGCTGCACAGAAAATGATGTCATCAACCTGGGTCTTCCATTTGGCAAAGTTACCAATTACATCCTCATGCGATCTACTCACCAG GCCTTTTTGGAAATGGCTTACATCGAGGCTGCACAGGCAATGGTGAAGTTCTACCAGCTGCAACCAGCAATGATCAATGAGCAGAAGCTTCTCATCCGAATGTCGAAGCGATACAAGGAGCTTCAGCTGAAG AAACCAGGCAAGGACGTGGAATCCATTATCCAGGATATTAATTCTCAGAGGGAAAGAGATGAGATGGAGCAGATTGACCG TTACCCAGTGGAGCGCGCCAGGTCACGCAGCCCCGTCAGCCGCTCACTGAGCCCACGTTCCCACAGCCCCAGCTTTACCTCATGCAGCTCAACACACAGCCCGCCAGGTGCGGCCTGCCGCGGGGACTGGAACAGCGGCCTGGGCCCCCGGCGGGGCTCCTGGGACTGGTCTTCGCAAGCGATGCGGGAGGACGAGCGCGAGGAGGCGTGCTGGAGGAATGGTGACGACGACAGGCCCAACGGCAGGATGTGCGACAGGAGGAAGCCCTACCTCCAGCTGACAGACAGGATGAGCCCCAG AAGCAAGGAGGAGGACTTTTACAAGAAGGAGTTTGCATATAAGCCAGAGAAGCTCCAGCGGGTACCCTACCAACGTCACGAAGCCAAGTCAAAAAGAAAAGACTCCTCGGAGCATTACAGGTCACGACACGTGGAGGTGGAGCTGCTGGAGGATCCACCGGCCCCACGGATACTGGAGGACAGGAAACCAGCATCACCCGCAAAGGGGAAGAGCAAGAAGGTTCATCGCAGGCAGGAAGTGAGAGGCGACGACAAGGAGGCAGAAAGCCAA GAAGTGACGGAGACTCAGCAAAAGGATGCAGCCACAACGccgccacaccccacaagtgaACGGGACAAAGAGAGCCAG GTGGAGCAGTGGGAGAGTGGAGATgaggagaaggaggaagaggagtccTGGTACCCGAGGAACATGGAGGAGCTGGTAACCGTTGACGAGGTGGGTGAAGAAGAAGACGATGGCATGGTGGAACCCGACCTCCCGGACCTTCAGGAGGAGGCCAAGGTCGAGGCCGACCCGGAAACATCCCACTGCACTTCTTCTGAGAGTcccgagaaagggggggtccCAAACGAAATTACTCAGGACGGGACGGCGCCATCACAGGAGATGACAGGGACGCCGCCGTCTGATGCCAGCACGGGCACCAAAGATTCTCCCCCCGACTCGGGGACCACGGGGCAGTCTGACCCAGAACCCAGCCAGGAGCTCCAGGTAGCCTCCCAAGAGACATGCAGCTGCACGGACCCGGACGTACCAGAGGCCCAGCCCCTGCAGGAGTGCCCTGAAGGTCCCCAGGGCGGGAGTGAGGCCACCCAGTCTACACACACGCTCAGCAGCAGGGCGGAGACACCGGCGCCTGTTACCCTGGAGGCAAACAATGAGGCTCCACGCAAGGAGGACCCATCAGGAGAGAAGCCCAAGGAAG AGTTGCAGAATCCGTCCCAAAGCCCAACAGATGATGGAGTCAAACCGGTGCCGTTGGCCACGTGGGAGCACGACAAGGTTTTGGGCGAGCGCAGCATCCCATTGG GGGTGGAATTCATCGTGCCCCGCAGTGGCTTTTACTGCAAGCTCTGCGACCTGTTCTATACGAGCGAGGAGACCGCCAGGACATCCCACTGCAGGAGCACCGTGCACTACAGGAACCTGCAG aaATATCTGTCTCAGCTAGCCGAGGAGAGCTTACCGAGCATGAACGCGAGTCCGCCCTAA
- the rbm20 gene encoding RNA-binding protein 20 isoform X4, giving the protein MAFGPISTSSDSPDKKLLSAAATPSGCVQNPLLLTPASLQLAQLQAQLTLHRLKLAQTAVNSNTAAAATVLNQVLSNVAMSQPLFNQLRTPVMISTPHGHAGGAQLGPAFGPSTLPFPPQVVGGSFVRGGGLQGQNTNVRLGHMGGGSPQPLSQHASEYGKKSNLPPGAPFLSNSDRCGQFGFLGGMSGAQNKTHDSQYAPLSTQAKATSGGSFQRDFTASDDRGPPSGFTGEQNLDSFPSSNHKDHWQISSSFPHAGNLEMAPNAGGAWANTSQKFHTRGELYNPEEPTTDAKFNPVGGPVFSAGPQGFVGYQPGEEAPQAAPMPLLPHQLNDFHAVTPSLLPHHCTICDKKVYNLKDWDQHVKGKLHLQNRALYSEGPAVGSIHFPASTEGCVSSLANNSMAYSAAASQDASSGPYFSAAPVKTHLLPGVGYSLPQTGSKFPLRKTTPGRVVHICNLPEGSCTENDVINLGLPFGKVTNYILMRSTHQAFLEMAYIEAAQAMVKFYQLQPAMINEQKLLIRMSKRYKELQLKKPGKDVESIIQDINSQRERDEMEQIDRYPVERARSRSPVSRSLSPRSHSPSFTSCSSTHSPPGAACRGDWNSGLGPRRGSWDWSSQAMREDEREEACWRNGDDDRPNGRMCDRRKPYLQLTDRMSPRSAEEWADCLRGGRDRYPRGSPQSLPFSSYRSKEEDFYKKEFAYKPEKLQRVPYQRHEAKSKRKDSSEHYRSRHVEVELLEDPPAPRILEDRKPASPAKGKSKKVHRRQEVRGDDKEAESQEVTETQQKDAATTPPHPTSERDKESQVEQWESGDEEKEEEESWYPRNMEELVTVDEVGEEEDDGMVEPDLPDLQEEAKVEADPETSHCTSSESPEKGGVPNEITQDGTAPSQEMTGTPPSDASTGTKDSPPDSGTTGQSDPEPSQELQVASQETCSCTDPDVPEAQPLQECPEGPQGGSEATQSTHTLSSRAETPAPVTLEANNEAPRKEDPSGEKPKEELQNPSQSPTDDGVKPVPLATWEHDKVLGERSIPLGVEFIVPRSGFYCKLCDLFYTSEETARTSHCRSTVHYRNLQKYLSQLAEESLPSMNASPP; this is encoded by the exons caccAGTTCAGATTCCCCAGATAAGAAGTTACTCTCAGCTGCAGCCACACCAAGTGGGTGTGTGCAAAATCCATTGCTGCTGACTCCAGCCAGCCTCCAACTCGCTCAGCTTCAAGCTCAGCTCACTCTCCATCGGCTGAAGTTGGCCCAGACAGCCGTGAACAGCAACACCGCAGCAGCAGCCACTGTCCTCAACCAGGTTCTCTCCAATGTGGCGATGTCTCAGCCCCTGTTCAACCAGCTGAGGACCCCTGTTATGATCAGCACCCCCCACGGTCACGCTGGTGGTGCCCAGCTGGGCCCGGCCTTTGGCCCCAGCACTTTGCCCTTCCCTCCCCAGGTGGTTGGCGGAAGCTTCGTGAGAGGTGGGGGCCTCCAAGGTCAAAACACCAACGTCAGGCTCGGCCACATGGGAGGTGGGTCACCGCAGCCTCTCAGCCAACATGCGTCAGAGTACGGGAAAAAATCGAACCTTCCACCTGGTGCGCCATTCCTCTCGAACAGCGACAGATGTGGCCAGTTTGGCTTCCTTGGTGGGATGTCTGGCGCCCAGAACAAAACCCATGACAGCCAGTATGCACCTCTCAGCACACAGGCCAAGGCCACCAGCGGTGGTAGTTTTCAGAGGGATTTTACTGCATCAGATGACCGGGGCCCCCCTTCTGGGTTCACCGGAGAGCAGAATCTGGATTCGTTCCCTTCAAGCAATCACAAGGATCACTGGCAAATTTCCAGCAGTTTCCCTCATGCAGGAAACCTGGAGATGGCTCCGAATGCTGGTGGTGCGTGGGCAAACACCAGCCAGAAGTTCCACACCAGGGGCGAACTGTACAACCCAGAGGAGCCCACCACGGATGCCAAGTTCAACCCTGTTGGTGGGCCAGTCTTTAGTGCCGGCCCCCAGGGGTTTGTGGGATACCAACCAGGTGAAGAAGCTCCCCAGGCAGCGCCGATGCCTCTGCTGCCCCATCAACTCAATGACTTCCATGCTGTCACTCCATCACTCCTGCCGCACCACTGCACTATCTGTGATAAGAAGGTCTATAATCTCAAG GACTGGGACCAGCATGTGAAAGGGAAACTCCATCTACAGAACCGTGCTCTCTACTCAGAAGG CCCGGCCGTCGGATCTATTCATTTTCCTGCATCTACTGAAGGATGTGTGAGCTCCCTAGCTAACAACTCCATGGCTTATTCTGCAGCTGCCAGTCAAG ATGCATCTTCTGGACCCTACTTTTCTGCAGCACCTGTGAAAACACATCTCTTGCCAGGAGTGGGATACTCATTGCCTCAGacggggtcaaag TTCCCCCTTAGGAAGACCACCCCGGGTCGAGTGGTTCATATCTGTAACTTGCCAGAGGGCAGCTGCACAGAAAATGATGTCATCAACCTGGGTCTTCCATTTGGCAAAGTTACCAATTACATCCTCATGCGATCTACTCACCAG GCCTTTTTGGAAATGGCTTACATCGAGGCTGCACAGGCAATGGTGAAGTTCTACCAGCTGCAACCAGCAATGATCAATGAGCAGAAGCTTCTCATCCGAATGTCGAAGCGATACAAGGAGCTTCAGCTGAAG AAACCAGGCAAGGACGTGGAATCCATTATCCAGGATATTAATTCTCAGAGGGAAAGAGATGAGATGGAGCAGATTGACCG TTACCCAGTGGAGCGCGCCAGGTCACGCAGCCCCGTCAGCCGCTCACTGAGCCCACGTTCCCACAGCCCCAGCTTTACCTCATGCAGCTCAACACACAGCCCGCCAGGTGCGGCCTGCCGCGGGGACTGGAACAGCGGCCTGGGCCCCCGGCGGGGCTCCTGGGACTGGTCTTCGCAAGCGATGCGGGAGGACGAGCGCGAGGAGGCGTGCTGGAGGAATGGTGACGACGACAGGCCCAACGGCAGGATGTGCGACAGGAGGAAGCCCTACCTCCAGCTGACAGACAGGATGAGCCCCAGGTCGGCAGAGGAGTGGGCTGACTGCCTGAGGGGGGGCCGGGATCGCTACCCCAGGGGTAGCCCACAGAGCTTGCCCTTCTCATCATACAGAAGCAAGGAGGAGGACTTTTACAAGAAGGAGTTTGCATATAAGCCAGAGAAGCTCCAGCGGGTACCCTACCAACGTCACGAAGCCAAGTCAAAAAGAAAAGACTCCTCGGAGCATTACAGGTCACGACACGTGGAGGTGGAGCTGCTGGAGGATCCACCGGCCCCACGGATACTGGAGGACAGGAAACCAGCATCACCCGCAAAGGGGAAGAGCAAGAAGGTTCATCGCAGGCAGGAAGTGAGAGGCGACGACAAGGAGGCAGAAAGCCAA GAAGTGACGGAGACTCAGCAAAAGGATGCAGCCACAACGccgccacaccccacaagtgaACGGGACAAAGAGAGCCAG GTGGAGCAGTGGGAGAGTGGAGATgaggagaaggaggaagaggagtccTGGTACCCGAGGAACATGGAGGAGCTGGTAACCGTTGACGAGGTGGGTGAAGAAGAAGACGATGGCATGGTGGAACCCGACCTCCCGGACCTTCAGGAGGAGGCCAAGGTCGAGGCCGACCCGGAAACATCCCACTGCACTTCTTCTGAGAGTcccgagaaagggggggtccCAAACGAAATTACTCAGGACGGGACGGCGCCATCACAGGAGATGACAGGGACGCCGCCGTCTGATGCCAGCACGGGCACCAAAGATTCTCCCCCCGACTCGGGGACCACGGGGCAGTCTGACCCAGAACCCAGCCAGGAGCTCCAGGTAGCCTCCCAAGAGACATGCAGCTGCACGGACCCGGACGTACCAGAGGCCCAGCCCCTGCAGGAGTGCCCTGAAGGTCCCCAGGGCGGGAGTGAGGCCACCCAGTCTACACACACGCTCAGCAGCAGGGCGGAGACACCGGCGCCTGTTACCCTGGAGGCAAACAATGAGGCTCCACGCAAGGAGGACCCATCAGGAGAGAAGCCCAAGGAAG AGTTGCAGAATCCGTCCCAAAGCCCAACAGATGATGGAGTCAAACCGGTGCCGTTGGCCACGTGGGAGCACGACAAGGTTTTGGGCGAGCGCAGCATCCCATTGG GGGTGGAATTCATCGTGCCCCGCAGTGGCTTTTACTGCAAGCTCTGCGACCTGTTCTATACGAGCGAGGAGACCGCCAGGACATCCCACTGCAGGAGCACCGTGCACTACAGGAACCTGCAG aaATATCTGTCTCAGCTAGCCGAGGAGAGCTTACCGAGCATGAACGCGAGTCCGCCCTAA